The following are encoded together in the Daucus carota subsp. sativus chromosome 5, DH1 v3.0, whole genome shotgun sequence genome:
- the LOC135152920 gene encoding uncharacterized protein LOC135152920 isoform X3 produces MPMKILNSRETGQVSENADLNCSSVCGRRNICLAQNNIICKKPGWRSSANFGQMDEKIDSKTEMLTSSTSLRRLTIAGISMLLLILDFLEPAKHLESILFAFFLHTSSNDLAVRLAIGSNLLHTHISLEEQIICRIWILSMRMPLPGSLICTSAPQQWLSRDEIWMVS; encoded by the exons ATGCCAATGAAAATCCTGAACTCAAG AGAAACAGGCCAAGTATCAGAAAATGCAGATCTCAATTGTAGCAGTGTCTGTGGGAGGAGGAACATTTGCTTggcacaaaataatataatatgcaaGAAACCAGGCTGGCGTTCATCTGCAAATTTTG GACAGATGGATGAGAAGATAGACTCGAAAACTGAGATGCTGACTTCTTCGACTTCCCTTAGAAGGCTCACGATAGCAGGAATCTCGATGCTTTTGTTAATTTTGGACTTCTTAGAACCAGCAAAGCACTTGGAGAGCATTCTGTTTGCCTTTTTCTTACATACCAG CTCAAACGATCTTGCTGTGCGGCTTGCGATTGGATCAAATCTTCTACACACTCATATAAGTCTTGAAGAGCAGATAATTTGTCGCATTTGGATACTGTCGATGAGGATGCCCCTTCCGGGGTCCTTAATCTGCACAAGTGCTCCTCAACAGTGGCTGTCAAGGGATGAGATCTGGATGGTAAGCTGA
- the LOC135152921 gene encoding uncharacterized protein LOC135152921 yields MAASIATTKVSAHSRSISLPSRSHLLTATVEEHLCRLRTPEGTSSSTVSKCDKLSALQDLYECVEDLIQSQAAQQDRLSCGEDILCGSIRLLDLCSTSKDALSHMRDSVQDLESSLRRRQTDVSSRIASYLVCKKKANRMLSKCFAGSKKSKINKSIETPAIVSLLREVEEVSISVFESIFSSICPAKEASTKSTWSKVFKSTQSKRVHCEEDTEEIINQVHNMDMALEAISKKSSKKSDITQTQDVQKCLTALDMNMQECEEQLDCLVRSLIKTRVLILNVLNH; encoded by the coding sequence ATGGCAGCCTCAATTGCAACCACAAAAGTTAGTGCTCATTCTCGTTCCATCAGCTTACCATCCAGATCTCATCTCTTGACAGCCACTGTTGAGGAGCACTTGTGCAGATTAAGGACCCCGGAAGGGACATCCTCATCGACAGTATCCAAATGCGACAAATTATCCGCTCTTCAAGACTTATATGAGTGTGTAGAAGATTTGATCCAATCGCAAGCCGCACAGCAAGATCGTTTGAGCTGCGGAGAAGATATTCTTTGCGGGTCCATTAGGTTATTGGATCTTTGCAGCACCTCAAAAGATGCTCTCTCGCATATGAGAGATTCAGTTCAAGATCTAGAATCCTCTCTACGTAGAAGACAAACTGATGTATCAAGCAGAATCGCAAGCTACCTGGTATGTAAGAAAAAGGCAAACAGAATGCTCTCCAAGTGCTTTGCTGGTTCTAAGAAGTCCAAAATTAACAAAAGCATCGAGACTCCTGCTATCGTGAGCCTTCTAAGGGAAGTCGAAGAAGTCAGCATCTCAGTTTTCGAGTCTATCTTCTCATCCATCTGTCCTGCAAAGGAAGCATCGACAAAAAGCACATGGTCAAAGGTTTTCAAGTCAACACAGTCCAAGCGTGTACATTGTGAAGAGGACACAGAAGAAATTATCAACCAAGTTCACAACATGGATATGGCTTTAGAAGCTATCAGCAAGAAATCAAGCAAAAAAAGTGATATAACACAAACACAAGACGTTCAGAAATGTCTGACGGCATTGGACATGAATATGCAAGAATGTGAAGAACAATTAGACTGTCTAGTCCGATCATTGATCAAGACACGAGTATTAATTCTCAATGTGCTCAACCACTAG